In Helianthus annuus cultivar XRQ/B chromosome 3, HanXRQr2.0-SUNRISE, whole genome shotgun sequence, a single window of DNA contains:
- the LOC110930356 gene encoding WD repeat-containing protein 43: MDSANIRDVLTSFSPSLDFLAISSGDGRIKIWDTIKGQVQTDFANIVSTTHETDFFAKPEGGRRMSVDYTCMKWLPLEKKKKRKQRSSLLILGTGGGDILALDVSAGQLKWRVSDCHPGGATAISSPSSGSSVYTAGVDGMICELDSMTGNLLGKFKASAKAISAMCVSSDGKLLATAAAQLKIFSCSDHKKMQKFSGHPVAVRCISFSDDGKYVISSAVGERYIAIWEIDGSKKKSASCVLAMDHPAIFIDSKSHGADNSGLSVLAISEMGVCYMWSGTNIDELHNSKPTKVMVSVDDDFSKNYKGAGPTIFSAKLQTFSKPATSQVFLAHGLLIKPTFEKLAVHYGTDVKLSSSMDGILLPLTQSHKSKKGQENRNHITALDRANTEGALLPVSKIFDAPDVKSRDTHSLTKDDVEMEEVTVCLEDRLRAEGILMSDNDLKSNTVTLSKLLKGVNLEAVVPQKQMRAAVLSMTPEDACTSLKILLSMWQSRSMNGQYILPWVCCILVHHGHYVKSEESASQLLDSLHKLTKSTGSVTQSLLQLSGRLQLVTAQINKAADKSQILKQESEAEDDDDDDDEEEDMLYDEDDTSENTSDDDKN, encoded by the exons ATGGACTCTGCAAATATCAGAGACGTATTGACTTCCTTTAGCCCATCGTTGGACTTTCTTGCTATCAGTTCCGGTGATGGCCGGATTAAG ATTTGGGACACTATAAAGGGCCAAGTGCAAACAGACTTTGCAAACATCGTGTCAACAACTCATGAAACAGACTTTTTTGCTAAACCTGAAGGTGGACGGCGCATGTCGGTTGATTACACTTGCATGAAATGGCTGCCCTTAGAGAAAAAG AAAAAAAGGAAACAGCGAAGCTCATTGCTTATTTTAGGAACCGGGGGTGGTGATATTCTAGCTTTGGATGTATCTGCGGGTCAACTAAAGTGGAGGGTCAGTGATTGCCATCCCGG AGGTGCCACTGCCATCTCATCTCCTTCAAGTGGATCGAGTGTGTATACTGCGGGTGTCGATGGGATGATATGTGAACTTGATTCCATGACAGGAAACTTGTTGGGCAAGTTTAAAGCCTCAGCAAAAGCCATATCTGCAATGTGCGTTTCATCAG ATGGGAAGCTTTTAGCAACAGCAGCAGCTCAACTAAAGATCTTCAGTTGTTCAGACCACAAAAAGATGCAGAAATTTTCCGGGCATCCT GTGGCTGTTCGGTGTATAAGTTTCTCCGATGATGGCAAATATGTCATTTCATCTGCTGTCGGTGAACGGTATATCGCCATTTGGGAGATAGACGGTAGCAAAAAGAAATCAGCTTCTTGTGTTCTTGCAATGGACCACCCTGCTATCTTCATAGATAGCAAGTCGCACGGTGCAGATAACTCAGGTCTGTCCGTACTCGCCATTTCAGAAATGGGCGTTTGTTACATGTGGAGCGGAACAAATATTGACGAACTGCACAATTCCAAGCCAACAAAAGTCATGGTATCTGTAGACGATGATTTCTCTAAGAATTACAAGGGTGCGGGCCCGACTATATTTTCGGCAAAATTACAAACTTTTTCGAAGCCCGCAACTAGTCAAGTTTTTCTTGCCCATGGCTTGCTGATAAAGCCGACATTCGAGAAACTCGCGGTACACTATGGTACAGACGTAAAGCTATCCAGTTCGATGGATGGTATTCTCTTACCTTTGACCCAATCTCATAAGTCAAAGAAAGGGCAAGAAAACCGGAATCACA TTACGGCTTTAGACCGTGCGAATACCGAAGGTGCCTTGCTTCCGGTTTCTAAGATTTTTGATGCTCCTGATGTCAAAAGCAGAGATACACATTCATTAACTAAAG ACGATGTGGAAATGGAGGAAGTAACCGTATGCCTCGAAGACCGGCTGAGAGCTGAAGGCATTCTCATGAGTGATAACGATCTAAAATCTAACACTGTTACGTTATCCAAGCTTTTAAAGGGTGTCAACCTTGAAGCTGTTGTACCACAAAAACAG ATGAGAGCAGCTGTTTTATCTATGACACCGGAGGATGCGTGTACATCGTTAAAAATATTGTTGTCCATGTGGCAATCAAG GTCAATGAACGGGCAATACATTCTTCCATGGGTTTGTTGCATATTAGTGCATCATGGCCACTATGTTaaatctgaagaatcagcatcgcAATTACTGGATTCATTGCATAAG CTAACAAAGTCAACAGGGTCTGTTACTCAGTCTTTGCTACAGTTGTCCGGGCGTTTGCAACTTGTAACAGCACAG ATTAACAAGGCTGCTGATAAAAGTCAAATTTTGAAACAAGAAAGTGAAGCtgaagacgatgatgatgatgatgatgaagaagaagacaTGCTTTATGATGAAGATGACACATCTGAAAATACTAGCGATGACGACAAGAACTAG
- the LOC110930355 gene encoding early nodulin-75 translates to MVPELEKPRVTEIQVRMDCNGCVQKIKKALHGINGIYDIYIDIPQQKLTIIGWADPEKIVKAIKKTRKNATICSHTTPSETEPPQEGEPPSSDDANHQPGEEAPPPEQAPPTEPPPEPENPPPDAAAAQPPPPESTSNQPPQSSRPKEVDEVHVVYRQPPEHTNNVRVYSGRVDHYPASQGGPAFRHEPPQPIHSYHTYKPTPYVTEYEYIRPPPQYTPYSIPEPPRYTSYSWPEPPQQYTHYSRQGAPQHTYYSRQEAPPQHTYYSRQEAPQHHTYYSRQEAPQQLNNRPETPQPSYSRPEPPPQHYSRPEPPPPQQENHTDPPQQNRQPEPPQQYTHYNRPEPPQQYTRYSRPEPSTSYTYYNRLEPPDYNMHYNGGYHHSSSRNDDIMSPFGDEDPNGCKIV, encoded by the exons ATGGTTCCAGAATTAGAG AAACCAAGAGTCACCGAGATACAAGTCCGAATGGACTGTAACGGGTGTGTTCAAAAGATCAAGAAAGCTCTACATGGCATTAACG GGATATACGATATCTATATCGACATCCCACAGCAAAAGTTGACGATAATCGGGTGGGCGGACCCTGAAAAGATCGTTAAAGctatcaagaaaacaagaaaaaacgCCACCATATGTTCGCATACCACACCATCGGAGACAGAGCCGCCACAGGAAGGTGAACCACCGTCTTCCGATGATGCAAACCACCAGCCTGGAGAAGAAGCTCCACCACCAGAACAAGCTCCACCGACAGAACCGCCACCCGAACCAGAAAATCCTCCGCCAGATGCGGCGGCAGCACAACCTCCGCCGCCAGAGTCTACATCAAACCAGCCGCCACAATCTTCCAGACCAAAAGAGGTGGATGAGGTTCATGTTGTGTACCGTCAGCCGCCAGAACATACGAATAATGTTCGTGTTTATAGTGGGCGTGTGGACCATTATCCAGCGAGTCAAGGTGGTCCAGCGTTCAGACATGAACCGCCACAACCTATCCATAGTTATCACACATATAAACCCACACCTTATGTCACTGAATACGAATATATCCGTCCACCACCGCAATACACACCTTACAGCATACCGGAACCACCACGATACACCTCCTATAGCTGGCCGGAACCGCCACAACAATACACACATTATAGTCGACAAGGAGCGCCACAACACACGTATTACAGTCGGCAAGAAGCGCCACCACAACACACATATTACAGCCGTCAAGAAGCACCACAACACCACACATATTACAGTCGACAAGAAGCGCCACAACAGCTTAACAACCGGCCAGAGACGCCACAACCATCTTACAGCCGTCCAGAACCGCCTCCACAGCATTACAGCCGACCagagccaccaccaccacaacaagaGAACCACACGGATCCACCACAACAGAACCGGCAACCAGAGCCACCACAACAATACACGCATTACAACCGCCCAGAACCACCACAACAATACACACGCTACAGTAGACCAGAGCCATCAACATCATACACATACTACAACAGGCTCGAGCCACCGGATTATAATATGCATTACAATGGTGGATATCATCACAGTAGCAGCAGAAATGATGACATCATGTCACCTTTTGGAGATGAGGATCCGAATGGATGTAAAATCGTCTAA